One Mastomys coucha isolate ucsf_1 unplaced genomic scaffold, UCSF_Mcou_1 pScaffold7, whole genome shotgun sequence genomic window, TTctcttctgtatccattactaTCATCTCTTGATGTTATCaaataatattatacataataatctCAGCTTCAGTCattgtatgcctggtgcctgtgcaGAAGTATAAGCCATTAGGGTAGCCGTTATCTTTACCATCTTAAGAATTCTTGCTATAAAAGGTCCAGGCTGTGAACTAGTACATACTGAAAAAGCTCATCTTAATTTTATCTGAGTGTCAAGCAGCAAAGAGCAATaaactgttttaatttttgtttgcttctttttagtGAACCATGATAGATGGATATAACCTTCCAAGGCTTGGGGACTCGACCCAGACCTGTCATCATCCATCTATTCGACACAAATCTAtgccatcttttaaaattactttctagCATTCCTGAAGAAAATATGGGAGATTTTCTGTCCCTCAGCTGACAGGGCACTTCAGTAACAGGAAttgattattaaaatattagtaGCTGATTTCAAATATGATTTAAAGTTTGGAAAATGGAAGAGGTGACTAAAAAAGAGCAAATGCCCAGGAAAAGCATTACACAATCAAAACAATATCTTCCACCATAGCTAGGAGGTAATTGATAGCAGGGATTTTTACAGATTTGAATTATTGATTAACCATTGAATTTTAATTCTAAATATGTTTATGAATGCGGCTGATGGTCTTGAAACTAATTCACTGTGTTCTGATATTTAGGATGATGATGTGATTTCCAGCATACAGTTGAGGAGCAGATAAATGGTGATAAATGATTTTCAGAGTCATGAAGCCACCTGGGCACAAACCTGGGGGTTAGGGGGAAACAGGTTCACATAAACCAAGTGTGAGATCACCAGGATATAGACATTAAAATAGTCCTGTGAGTTTAACAGGGAACAAAGGCATTCCAAGTACtcagaacaaacaaacccatAGAGAGAGTGAAGCATCCAAATTGTTCTTACTTTAGAAAAGGTGCCCAAAGTCCAGAAAATTCTGAGAAATGAGAACTATGCTCCCAAACACAAAGAGTATCCAGTCAAGGTCTAAGTCCTGGAATTATTATGGACTGATGTAGAACAAAGTAGCCTGCCTGACAAACAGGttggaaaagaaacaggagaagaaGCAGGCTGTAAAGCAAACTGACATAACTGCTGCTCACAAGGCTACATAGAGGCAAATGCCAAGTCCTCTTATATGGGAGAGTCCCAACACACAACTCACCCTACTGTGCTGTATGCAGCCCATACTGAGAACTTATAACTCATTCACTCTTCTCATGGCAGGACCCTAACACCTCAGCAATCTACTTTTTCCAtctacatcatcatcatcgccTGGTCCAGAGCTGCTACATGCTCCCTTAGGTACCCTGAGGGCACTCATTTGTGTCACAGATGTCCTAAAGTCAAACACTGGTATCACAGCTCTGCTCACCACTGTCTTAGGAAGCAACCCAGCGCTAAACTAGACAACCTCCTTGAGTATTAACTGGTGGTTACATaaatttttaaggatttattttgatGATTCAGCTTTAACTGCTGGGCCCTACATGGAAGGATTATTCAATTTGACTTAACATTGagaactatcttttaaaaaattacctagCATATATTTGTGTAGAATGAAATCACAGAACAGTCaatataaaaacttttaaaatattaagatatagaAAGTGAAGATACAAAACTATGAGCTAAATGCAAATCTGTGCATTTTATGCAAATCAAGATGTAAATAAGGAAGGAATATTGAATAAAAGATGTAAATAGGAAGGAATATTGAACAAAGCAAAGAATATTGAACACTTGGAAGATAAAGTTACTGAATCTGAGACATATTGCAGGTATTGTCCAGCAGGGTTTCCCAGGGTCTTTGTTTAGTGTGGGGATGGAAGACAGGTTTGGGATGAGTCTCATGCTTTGGAAATTGGATGGATAAATATGATGATATAGACTGAGATACAGAGGAAGAAATAGTGGCTGAGAAAACTTGGAGTTCAATTCAACAATGATGAGAGGTGACAAGGatgcagatagacagacacacacacacacaattgaacgAGCCAactttgctaaaaataaaaatgtcatttaaagctatctcctgagaggctctgacagtatccaactaatacagaagtagaggttcacagctatccattggactaagtacagggtccccaatgaaggagctagagaaaggacacaaggaactgaagggttttcagtcccttaggatgaacaacagtatgaactaagtagtaccctcagagctcccagggattaaaccaccaaccaaagagtacacatagtgggactaatggctccagcagcatatatagcagaggatggcctagttggtcatcaatgggagaagaggcccttggccctgtgaagtttctatgccccagtgtagaggaatgccagggccatgaagcaggagaggatgggttggtgatcaggggacaggggagggaacagggttttttttttgtttttgtttttgctttttattttatttaatttttcttttttgcggagcggaaaatgggaaaggagatatcatataacatgtaaataaagaaagtatctaataaaaaaagaaaaataaataaaaccttagaTTTGAATACCAGTTGTCAAACACATGTCTGAGCACACATAATAACAGAGTccacaggaaaagagagagttTCAGGAACCTCATCTGCAAAATTACATGTGTCCACCATTGCCTCTTGGACACTGGAAAATGCTACTATGCAAAATGTGCTGTTCAGATCCATATCTATCATTACTGATGTTctccttaaaatatatttgtatcctatatataaggaaggaagaaatgattttGAAGATCCTTAAGAAAATAACTTTTCTCGTCATGACAGTGCTTGGCACTCTGGGgaacatgtctgtttctgtgaaTTATATGTTCAGTTGTTTGGGAGGTCCTGAGAAGAAACTCATACACCTTATTCTCATCCACTTGAGTTTTACAAATATAATATTCCTTCTTGTAAATGGATTGCCTAAGACAATAGCAGCTTTTGGTTTGAGAAATTTCTTAGATGACGTAGGCTGTAAAATCATTGTTTACATGGCAAGACTAGTCCGTGGCCTCTCCATCTGCACCAGCAGTCTCCTCACTGTGGTCCAGGCCATCATCATCAGTCCCAGAGCATCTGGGTGGAGGAGACTCAGGCCAAAGTCTGCATGGTACATCCTTCCATTCTTACTACTCTTTTGGATACTCAATGCTTTGATAAGTGTGAACCTAATCTATTCTATCACAAGTATAGGTCTGAATATATCACAGCTTAAGAATAGTGacaattattgttattttacgcTACAAAGTCAGGAAATAAAATGGATTGTTTTCCCTCTCATGGTCCTCAGAGATGCAGTGTTTCAGGGTGCCATGGGAGGGGCCAGTTGCTACATTGTATTTTTTCTCCACAAGCACCACCAGCATGTCCTCTACCTTCAGAACTCCAAGCTTCTCTACAGAACTCCCCCTGAGCTGAGAGCTGCCCAGAGTGTCCTCCTTCtgatgctctgttttgttttcttctactggACTGATTGTGCCTTTTCTCTATTTCTAACTCTCTCTTCAGAGGTCAATACCTTGATGGTATATACTCGAGATTTTCTGAACCTTGGATATGCAACTTTTAGCCCCTTTATGCTGATTCACAGGAATGGCCTTCTGGCCAAATGTTGGCTTGTTCAGTAGGAGACATTGGgaaaatgtttcatttgtatGTTCAACAAATGAGGAAAAAACTTAGCTTTGCAATATTGTGTGTAAAACAAAATCCCATAGTTAAGCATGTGTTTATTCTCAAACAATAATCTTGATGACTTAAGACTTGCACTGAGTGTAATcttagcaaataaaataatatttaaacttaatttttattgatcATGCTTTTTATAGgactttgtttttaacatttctatttttttattaattgactGGATATGAATAGTTTGACTGCATTTATGACCCTGTTGCATGTGCATGCCGGAGgcttatagaagccagaagagatcATTAAAAACCCTTGACTAACTGGATTTGACAAATGGTTCTGAACTAATGTGTCATTGCCATGAATTGAAATTGGGAAGTTCAACCAATGCTCTTAGCAGCTATGTCATCTCTTCAGCACTGAGATATTCATTTTATCCAAGCTTTGTAGCACTGGTTTGGCTCCTACCATGAGTGGATCCGTGTAGATAAAGTTCATCAGTTTTATCAAATTTCATACTGATGTAATCATGTTAGTACAAAATTTTCCATATCTCTTACCTGATGTTTTACATGCCATACCATTGGGATATTTTAGGCTATTTCAAAGTGTGTCTGAGTATCCATCTGTtaaaaaagatttgacagaattgTGAATGAATAGCATGTGCCATGCATTCAATCAATAGGAACCCAATGCAGCAGTCATAGAATTTAAATGGTCTGAGTCTTTTCATTGGTATTATATTTGTGAAGGTTCTCTGTAGGAAAAAGACTCCAAATATGGGATAAGCTAGATAACCAATACACagtaaagtttaattttttatctctatctctatagtTTCTATGTTGATTAAAAAGTGTGGAACTATCTTGATGAGTATGACGAATCCATTAGTGACTAAAGCAGACCAATTCCTATTAGCATCTACCCTTCATTAATTCCGAGTGGTCTTCACAGCACTATGCAGCTCCTCATCATCAAAGAGCTGTGAAAGGACCTGACTCTACATTCATTTCAATGGGGTACTCACCACTTAATTTCTTAAATTGGATCCATACAATAT contains:
- the LOC116081802 gene encoding vomeronasal type-1 receptor 4-like yields the protein MCPPLPLGHWKMLLCKMCCSDPYLSLLMFSLKYICILYIRKEEMILKILKKITFLVMTVLGTLGNMSVSVNYMFSCLGGPEKKLIHLILIHLSFTNIIFLLVNGLPKTIAAFGLRNFLDDVGCKIIVYMARLVRGLSICTSSLLTVVQAIIISPRASGWRRLRPKSAWYILPFLLLFWILNALISVNLIYSITSIGLNISQLKNSDNYCYFTLQSQEIKWIVFPLMVLRDAVFQGAMGGASCYIVFFLHKHHQHVLYLQNSKLLYRTPPELRAAQSVLLLMLCFVFFYWTDCAFSLFLTLSSEVNTLMVYTRDFLNLGYATFSPFMLIHRNGLLAKCWLVQ